From a region of the Poecile atricapillus isolate bPoeAtr1 chromosome 4, bPoeAtr1.hap1, whole genome shotgun sequence genome:
- the METAP1 gene encoding methionine aminopeptidase 1: MAAAVETRRVCETAGCSSEAKLQCPTCLKLGIQGSYFCSQECFKGSWATHKLLHKKAKDEKAKREVSSWSLEGDVNTNPWSGYRYTGKLRPHYPLTPTRPVPSYIQRPDYADHPLGMSESEQALKGTSQIKILSSEDIEGMRVVCRLAREVLDVAAMMVKPGVTTEEIDHAVHLACIARNCYPSPLNYYNFPKSCCTSVNEVICHGIPDRRPLQEGDIVNVDITVYRNGYHGDLNETFYVGEVDEGARRLVQTTYECLMQAIDAVKPGVRYRELGNIIQKHAQANGFSVVRSYCGHGIHKLFHTAPNVPHYAKNKAVGVMKPGHVFTIEPMICEGGWQDETWPDGWTAVTRDGKRSAQFEHTLLVTDTGCEILTRRLDSIRPHFMTQ, from the exons ATGGCGGCGGCGGTGGAGACCCGCCGAGTCTGCGAGACCGCCGGCTGCAGCAGCGAGGCCAAGCTGCAGTGCCCCACCTGCCTCAAGCTGGGAATCCAGGGCTCCTACTTCTGCTCCCAG GAATGCTTTAAGGGAAGCTGGGCCACTCACAAGTTGTTACACAAGAAAGCAA AAGATGAAAAAGCTAAGCGTGAAGTTTCCTCCTGGAGCCTGGAAGGCGATGTTAACACAAATCCCTGGTCTGGTTATCGATACACAGGGAAACTCAGGCCACACTATCCATTG ACACCAACAAGACCTGTGCCAAGTTATATTCAGAGACCAGATTATGCTGATCACCCACTAG gaaTGTCTGAATCAGAACAAGCTTTAAAAGGAACCtctcaaataaaaatactgtcaTCTGAGGATATAGAAGGGATGCGAGTAGTGTGTAGG CTTGCTAGAGAAGTATTGGATGTTGCTGCCATGATGGTGAAACCAGGAGTAACTACTGAAGAAATTGATCATGCTGTCCATTTA GCTTGTATTGCAAGGAATTGTTATCCTTCCCCtttgaattattataatttccccaagtcatgTTGTACGTCAGTGAATGAAGTGATCTGTCATGGAATTCCTGACAGGAGGCCGTTGCAGGAGGGAGATATTGTTAATG TGGATATCACCGTCTATCGCAATGGCTACCACGGAGATCTGAACGAGACATTTTATGTTGGGGAGGTGGACGAGGGTGCCAGGAGGCTTGTCCAAACAACTTATGAGTGCCTAATGCAAGCCATCGATGCAG TAAAACCTGGTGTTCGGTACAGAGAACTGGGGAACATAATTCAGAAACATGCTCAAGCAAATGGATTTTCAGTGGTTCGGAGCTACTGTGGGCACGGAATCCATAAACTTTTCCATACAGCTCCTAACGTGCCCCATTATGCCA aaaacaaagcagttgGAGTCATGAAGCCAGGTCATGTATTTACAATTGAACCAATGATCTGTGAAG gtGGCTGGCAGGACGAGACCTGGCCCGACGGTTGGACTGCGGTGACGAGGGACGGGAAGCGCTCGGCACAGTTTGAACACACACTGCTGGTCACAGACACGGGCTGCGAGATCCTGACCCGGCGCCTGGACAGCATTCGCCCCCACTTCATGACCCAGTGA